Proteins encoded by one window of Camelus dromedarius isolate mCamDro1 chromosome 27, mCamDro1.pat, whole genome shotgun sequence:
- the NIBAN3 gene encoding protein Niban 3 isoform X5, which translates to MGGQPSSPLDKRQQQHLRGQVDILLRNFLPCYRGQLAASVLRKISIELGPQEPVGCQLLQSKKLPRVREHRGPLTQLQGHPPQWQPIFCVLRGDGRLEWFSHREEYENGDRPLGSTALTGYTVLTSQREYLRLLDALCPDSSGDHAQEEPDTLLEMPVSFPLFLQHPFRRHLCFSAATGEMQRAWRLALQGGIRLRGTVLQRSQAPAARAFLDAIRVYRQQQGHFGDDNVTLGSDAEVLTAVLMQELQPALRAQTLPSLRGAPRARAWAWTKLLDAVHAAVLAGASAGLRAFQPEKDELLVGLEKTIRPDADQMLRLRARVAGRLRAAVQGPLDSCLHRKVDAQLPRLTQTLLSTVEAELAAVQTLLTQGMGRLSRHLRGSPSGTQLRKEVYSFGEMPWDPELMQICYREAEQSQGRLGQLAAPFGFFGTQSLVFGAQDLAQQLMADAVATFLQLADQCLTTALDRDQAAQQLEKVRGRVLKELSEFEGEVLAVGSPALTIEGIYEEVVRGVLLQRINGDVETEAQRGTCSRQPGSSTEIRPLCPLPPPGTLQS; encoded by the exons ATGGGCGGGCAGCCCTCCAGCCCCCTGGACAagcggcagcagcagcacctgagGG GCCAAGTGGACATCCTGCTGAGGAACTTCCTGCCCTGCTACCGCGGGCAGCTGGCAGCCTCTGTCCTGCGGAAGATCTCGATAGAGCTGGGCCCTCAGGAGCCTGTGGGATGTCAGCTGCTGCAGAGCAAA AAGCTGCCCCGAGTCCGTGAGCACCGAGGGCCCCTGACCCAGCTACAGGGCCACCCACCCCAGTGGCAGCCAATCTTCTGTGTCCTGCGTGGGGATGGCCGGCTGGAGTGGTTCAGCCACAGGGAG GAATATGAAAATGGTGACCGTCCTCTGGGCTctacggcactgacagggtacacAGTCCTGACTTCCCAGCGTGAATATCTCCGCCTCTTGGATGCTCTCTGCCCAGACTCCTCAG GAGACCATGCACAGGAAGAGCCTGATACCCTCTTGGAGATGCCTGTGAGCTTCCCCTTGTTCCTGCAGCATCCCTTCCGCCGGCATCTCTGTTTCTCTGCGGCCACAGGGGAGATGCAGCGTGCCTGGAGGCTAGCCCTGCAGGGCGGCATCCGGCTTCGTGGCACAG TTCTGCAGCGAAGTCAAGCCCCCGCAGCCCGTGCCTTTCTGGACGCTATACGGGTCTACCGGCAGCAGCAAGGCCACTTTGGCGACGACAACGTGACTCTGGGCTCGGACGCCGAG GTGCTGACCGCGGTACTGATGCAGGAGCTACAACCAGCGTTGCGAGCCCAGACCTTGCCCAGCCTGCGCGGAGCCCCCCGAGCCCGGGCCTGGGCCTGGACGAAG CTACTAGACGCCGTCCACGCCGCCGTCCTAGCCGGGGCCTCCGCGGGGCTCCGCGCCTTCCAGCCAGAAAAGGACGAGCTGCTTGTGGGCCTAGAGAAGACGATCCGTCCAGACGCGGACCAGATGCTGAGGCTGCGGGCGCGCGTGGCTGGGAGGCTGCGAG CTGCAGTCCAGGGCCCCCTTGATTCGTGCCTGCACAGGAAGGTGGACGCGCAGCTGCCCCGGCTCACTCAGACACTGCTGAGCACCGTGGAAGCCGAACTCGCAGCCGTGCAGACCCTCCTAACCCAGGGCATGGGCCGTCTGTCCCGCCACCTGCGTGGGAGCCCCTCGGGCACCCAACTGCGGAAGGAG GTTTACTCATTTGGGGAGATGCCATGGGACCCAGAGTTGATGCAGATCTGCTACCGTGAGGCTGAGCAGAGCCAGGGACGCCTGGGGCAGCTGGCAGCACCATTTggcttcttcggaacacaaagcCTGGTATTTGGAGCCCAGGATCTGGCACAGCAG CTCATGGCTGACGCCGTGGCCACCTTCCTGCAGCTGGCCGACCAGTGTCTGACTACAGCCCTGGACCGTGACCAGGCCGCTCAGCAGCTGGAGAAAGTCAGGGGGCGTGTGTTAAAG GAGCTGTCTGAGTTTGAAGGGGAAGTCCTTGCTGTGGGCAGCCCTGCTCTGACCATCGAGGGCATCTATGAGGAAGTTGTCCGGGGAGTCCTGCTGCAGAGGATCAATGGAG atgtggaaactgaggctcagagagggactTGCTCCAGGCAACCAGGCTCCAGCACCGAGATCCGGCCACTCTGcccactgcctcctccagggacaCTCCAGAGCTGA
- the NIBAN3 gene encoding protein Niban 3 isoform X6, with protein sequence MGGQPSSPLDKRQQQHLRGQVDILLRNFLPCYRGQLAASVLRKISIELGPQEPVGCQLLQSKKLPRVREHRGPLTQLQGHPPQWQPIFCVLRGDGRLEWFSHREEYENGDRPLGSTALTGYTVLTSQREYLRLLDALCPDSSGDHAQEEPDTLLEMPVSFPLFLQHPFRRHLCFSAATGEMQRAWRLALQGGIRLRGTVLQRSQAPAARAFLDAIRVYRQQQGHFGDDNVTLGSDAEVLTAVLMQELQPALRAQTLPSLRGAPRARAWAWTKLLDAVHAAVLAGASAGLRAFQPEKDELLVGLEKTIRPDADQMLRLRARVAGRLRAAVQGPLDSCLHRKVDAQLPRLTQTLLSTVEAELAAVQTLLTQGMGRLSRHLRGSPSGTQLRKEVYSFGEMPWDPELMQICYREAEQSQGRLGQLAAPFGFFGTQSLVFGAQDLAQQLMADAVATFLQLADQCLTTALDRDQAAQQLEKVRGRVLKELSEFEGEVLAVGSPALTIEGIYEEVVRGVLLQRINGELTKALGASNMSCTLDGCSEAPWDQAGADVETEAQRGTCSRQPGSSTEIRPLCPLPPPGTLQS encoded by the exons ATGGGCGGGCAGCCCTCCAGCCCCCTGGACAagcggcagcagcagcacctgagGG GCCAAGTGGACATCCTGCTGAGGAACTTCCTGCCCTGCTACCGCGGGCAGCTGGCAGCCTCTGTCCTGCGGAAGATCTCGATAGAGCTGGGCCCTCAGGAGCCTGTGGGATGTCAGCTGCTGCAGAGCAAA AAGCTGCCCCGAGTCCGTGAGCACCGAGGGCCCCTGACCCAGCTACAGGGCCACCCACCCCAGTGGCAGCCAATCTTCTGTGTCCTGCGTGGGGATGGCCGGCTGGAGTGGTTCAGCCACAGGGAG GAATATGAAAATGGTGACCGTCCTCTGGGCTctacggcactgacagggtacacAGTCCTGACTTCCCAGCGTGAATATCTCCGCCTCTTGGATGCTCTCTGCCCAGACTCCTCAG GAGACCATGCACAGGAAGAGCCTGATACCCTCTTGGAGATGCCTGTGAGCTTCCCCTTGTTCCTGCAGCATCCCTTCCGCCGGCATCTCTGTTTCTCTGCGGCCACAGGGGAGATGCAGCGTGCCTGGAGGCTAGCCCTGCAGGGCGGCATCCGGCTTCGTGGCACAG TTCTGCAGCGAAGTCAAGCCCCCGCAGCCCGTGCCTTTCTGGACGCTATACGGGTCTACCGGCAGCAGCAAGGCCACTTTGGCGACGACAACGTGACTCTGGGCTCGGACGCCGAG GTGCTGACCGCGGTACTGATGCAGGAGCTACAACCAGCGTTGCGAGCCCAGACCTTGCCCAGCCTGCGCGGAGCCCCCCGAGCCCGGGCCTGGGCCTGGACGAAG CTACTAGACGCCGTCCACGCCGCCGTCCTAGCCGGGGCCTCCGCGGGGCTCCGCGCCTTCCAGCCAGAAAAGGACGAGCTGCTTGTGGGCCTAGAGAAGACGATCCGTCCAGACGCGGACCAGATGCTGAGGCTGCGGGCGCGCGTGGCTGGGAGGCTGCGAG CTGCAGTCCAGGGCCCCCTTGATTCGTGCCTGCACAGGAAGGTGGACGCGCAGCTGCCCCGGCTCACTCAGACACTGCTGAGCACCGTGGAAGCCGAACTCGCAGCCGTGCAGACCCTCCTAACCCAGGGCATGGGCCGTCTGTCCCGCCACCTGCGTGGGAGCCCCTCGGGCACCCAACTGCGGAAGGAG GTTTACTCATTTGGGGAGATGCCATGGGACCCAGAGTTGATGCAGATCTGCTACCGTGAGGCTGAGCAGAGCCAGGGACGCCTGGGGCAGCTGGCAGCACCATTTggcttcttcggaacacaaagcCTGGTATTTGGAGCCCAGGATCTGGCACAGCAG CTCATGGCTGACGCCGTGGCCACCTTCCTGCAGCTGGCCGACCAGTGTCTGACTACAGCCCTGGACCGTGACCAGGCCGCTCAGCAGCTGGAGAAAGTCAGGGGGCGTGTGTTAAAG GAGCTGTCTGAGTTTGAAGGGGAAGTCCTTGCTGTGGGCAGCCCTGCTCTGACCATCGAGGGCATCTATGAGGAAGTTGTCCGGGGAGTCCTGCTGCAGAGGATCAATGGAG aattgaCAAAAGCCCTTGGTGCCAGCAACATGTCCTGCACTCTGGATGGCTGCTCGGAGGCTCCATGGGACCAGGCAGGTGCAG atgtggaaactgaggctcagagagggactTGCTCCAGGCAACCAGGCTCCAGCACCGAGATCCGGCCACTCTGcccactgcctcctccagggacaCTCCAGAGCTGA
- the NIBAN3 gene encoding protein Niban 3 isoform X2, with amino-acid sequence MGGQPSSPLDKRQQQHLRGQVDILLRNFLPCYRGQLAASVLRKISIELGPQEPVGCQLLQSKKLPRVREHRGPLTQLQGHPPQWQPIFCVLRGDGRLEWFSHREEYENGDRPLGSTALTGYTVLTSQREYLRLLDALCPDSSGDHAQEEPDTLLEMPVSFPLFLQHPFRRHLCFSAATGEMQRAWRLALQGGIRLRGTVLQRSQAPAARAFLDAIRVYRQQQGHFGDDNVTLGSDAEVLTAVLMQELQPALRAQTLPSLRGAPRARAWAWTKLLDAVHAAVLAGASAGLRAFQPEKDELLVGLEKTIRPDADQMLRLRARVAGRLRAAVQGPLDSCLHRKVDAQLPRLTQTLLSTVEAELAAVQTLLTQGMGRLSRHLRGSPSGTQLRKEMPWDPELMQICYREAEQSQGRLGQLAAPFGFFGTQSLVFGAQDLAQQLMADAVATFLQLADQCLTTALDRDQAAQQLEKVRGRVLKKFQSDSGSARRQFIHGWLLGIFLPFVLSQLEPSCKAELSEFEGEVLAVGSPALTIEGIYEEVVRGVLLQRINGELTKALGASNMSCTLDGCSEAPWDQAGADVETEAQRGTCSRQPGSSTEIRPLCPLPPPGTLQS; translated from the exons ATGGGCGGGCAGCCCTCCAGCCCCCTGGACAagcggcagcagcagcacctgagGG GCCAAGTGGACATCCTGCTGAGGAACTTCCTGCCCTGCTACCGCGGGCAGCTGGCAGCCTCTGTCCTGCGGAAGATCTCGATAGAGCTGGGCCCTCAGGAGCCTGTGGGATGTCAGCTGCTGCAGAGCAAA AAGCTGCCCCGAGTCCGTGAGCACCGAGGGCCCCTGACCCAGCTACAGGGCCACCCACCCCAGTGGCAGCCAATCTTCTGTGTCCTGCGTGGGGATGGCCGGCTGGAGTGGTTCAGCCACAGGGAG GAATATGAAAATGGTGACCGTCCTCTGGGCTctacggcactgacagggtacacAGTCCTGACTTCCCAGCGTGAATATCTCCGCCTCTTGGATGCTCTCTGCCCAGACTCCTCAG GAGACCATGCACAGGAAGAGCCTGATACCCTCTTGGAGATGCCTGTGAGCTTCCCCTTGTTCCTGCAGCATCCCTTCCGCCGGCATCTCTGTTTCTCTGCGGCCACAGGGGAGATGCAGCGTGCCTGGAGGCTAGCCCTGCAGGGCGGCATCCGGCTTCGTGGCACAG TTCTGCAGCGAAGTCAAGCCCCCGCAGCCCGTGCCTTTCTGGACGCTATACGGGTCTACCGGCAGCAGCAAGGCCACTTTGGCGACGACAACGTGACTCTGGGCTCGGACGCCGAG GTGCTGACCGCGGTACTGATGCAGGAGCTACAACCAGCGTTGCGAGCCCAGACCTTGCCCAGCCTGCGCGGAGCCCCCCGAGCCCGGGCCTGGGCCTGGACGAAG CTACTAGACGCCGTCCACGCCGCCGTCCTAGCCGGGGCCTCCGCGGGGCTCCGCGCCTTCCAGCCAGAAAAGGACGAGCTGCTTGTGGGCCTAGAGAAGACGATCCGTCCAGACGCGGACCAGATGCTGAGGCTGCGGGCGCGCGTGGCTGGGAGGCTGCGAG CTGCAGTCCAGGGCCCCCTTGATTCGTGCCTGCACAGGAAGGTGGACGCGCAGCTGCCCCGGCTCACTCAGACACTGCTGAGCACCGTGGAAGCCGAACTCGCAGCCGTGCAGACCCTCCTAACCCAGGGCATGGGCCGTCTGTCCCGCCACCTGCGTGGGAGCCCCTCGGGCACCCAACTGCGGAAGGAG ATGCCATGGGACCCAGAGTTGATGCAGATCTGCTACCGTGAGGCTGAGCAGAGCCAGGGACGCCTGGGGCAGCTGGCAGCACCATTTggcttcttcggaacacaaagcCTGGTATTTGGAGCCCAGGATCTGGCACAGCAG CTCATGGCTGACGCCGTGGCCACCTTCCTGCAGCTGGCCGACCAGTGTCTGACTACAGCCCTGGACCGTGACCAGGCCGCTCAGCAGCTGGAGAAAGTCAGGGGGCGTGTGTTAAAG AAATTCCAGTCGGATAGTGGCTCAGCGAGGAGGCAGTTCATCCACGGGTGGCTGCTCGGCATCTTCTTGCCCTTTGTGTTGAGCCAGCTGGAGCCAAGCTGCAAAGCG GAGCTGTCTGAGTTTGAAGGGGAAGTCCTTGCTGTGGGCAGCCCTGCTCTGACCATCGAGGGCATCTATGAGGAAGTTGTCCGGGGAGTCCTGCTGCAGAGGATCAATGGAG aattgaCAAAAGCCCTTGGTGCCAGCAACATGTCCTGCACTCTGGATGGCTGCTCGGAGGCTCCATGGGACCAGGCAGGTGCAG atgtggaaactgaggctcagagagggactTGCTCCAGGCAACCAGGCTCCAGCACCGAGATCCGGCCACTCTGcccactgcctcctccagggacaCTCCAGAGCTGA
- the NIBAN3 gene encoding protein Niban 3 isoform X3 — MGGQPSSPLDKRQQQHLRGQVDILLRNFLPCYRGQLAASVLRKISIELGPQEPVGCQLLQSKKLPRVREHRGPLTQLQGHPPQWQPIFCVLRGDGRLEWFSHREEYENGDRPLGSTALTGYTVLTSQREYLRLLDALCPDSSGDHAQEEPDTLLEMPVSFPLFLQHPFRRHLCFSAATGEMQRAWRLALQGGIRLRGTVLQRSQAPAARAFLDAIRVYRQQQGHFGDDNVTLGSDAEVLTAVLMQELQPALRAQTLPSLRGAPRARAWAWTKLLDAVHAAVLAGASAGLRAFQPEKDELLVGLEKTIRPDADQMLRLRARVAGRLRAAVQGPLDSCLHRKVDAQLPRLTQTLLSTVEAELAAVQTLLTQGMGRLSRHLRGSPSGTQLRKEVYSFGEMPWDPELMQICYREAEQSQGRLGQLAAPFGFFGTQSLVFGAQDLAQQLMADAVATFLQLADQCLTTALDRDQAAQQLEKVRGRVLKKFQSDSGSARRQFIHGWLLGIFLPFVLSQLEPSCKAELSEFEGEVLAVGSPALTIEGIYEEVVRGVLLQRINGDVETEAQRGTCSRQPGSSTEIRPLCPLPPPGTLQS; from the exons ATGGGCGGGCAGCCCTCCAGCCCCCTGGACAagcggcagcagcagcacctgagGG GCCAAGTGGACATCCTGCTGAGGAACTTCCTGCCCTGCTACCGCGGGCAGCTGGCAGCCTCTGTCCTGCGGAAGATCTCGATAGAGCTGGGCCCTCAGGAGCCTGTGGGATGTCAGCTGCTGCAGAGCAAA AAGCTGCCCCGAGTCCGTGAGCACCGAGGGCCCCTGACCCAGCTACAGGGCCACCCACCCCAGTGGCAGCCAATCTTCTGTGTCCTGCGTGGGGATGGCCGGCTGGAGTGGTTCAGCCACAGGGAG GAATATGAAAATGGTGACCGTCCTCTGGGCTctacggcactgacagggtacacAGTCCTGACTTCCCAGCGTGAATATCTCCGCCTCTTGGATGCTCTCTGCCCAGACTCCTCAG GAGACCATGCACAGGAAGAGCCTGATACCCTCTTGGAGATGCCTGTGAGCTTCCCCTTGTTCCTGCAGCATCCCTTCCGCCGGCATCTCTGTTTCTCTGCGGCCACAGGGGAGATGCAGCGTGCCTGGAGGCTAGCCCTGCAGGGCGGCATCCGGCTTCGTGGCACAG TTCTGCAGCGAAGTCAAGCCCCCGCAGCCCGTGCCTTTCTGGACGCTATACGGGTCTACCGGCAGCAGCAAGGCCACTTTGGCGACGACAACGTGACTCTGGGCTCGGACGCCGAG GTGCTGACCGCGGTACTGATGCAGGAGCTACAACCAGCGTTGCGAGCCCAGACCTTGCCCAGCCTGCGCGGAGCCCCCCGAGCCCGGGCCTGGGCCTGGACGAAG CTACTAGACGCCGTCCACGCCGCCGTCCTAGCCGGGGCCTCCGCGGGGCTCCGCGCCTTCCAGCCAGAAAAGGACGAGCTGCTTGTGGGCCTAGAGAAGACGATCCGTCCAGACGCGGACCAGATGCTGAGGCTGCGGGCGCGCGTGGCTGGGAGGCTGCGAG CTGCAGTCCAGGGCCCCCTTGATTCGTGCCTGCACAGGAAGGTGGACGCGCAGCTGCCCCGGCTCACTCAGACACTGCTGAGCACCGTGGAAGCCGAACTCGCAGCCGTGCAGACCCTCCTAACCCAGGGCATGGGCCGTCTGTCCCGCCACCTGCGTGGGAGCCCCTCGGGCACCCAACTGCGGAAGGAG GTTTACTCATTTGGGGAGATGCCATGGGACCCAGAGTTGATGCAGATCTGCTACCGTGAGGCTGAGCAGAGCCAGGGACGCCTGGGGCAGCTGGCAGCACCATTTggcttcttcggaacacaaagcCTGGTATTTGGAGCCCAGGATCTGGCACAGCAG CTCATGGCTGACGCCGTGGCCACCTTCCTGCAGCTGGCCGACCAGTGTCTGACTACAGCCCTGGACCGTGACCAGGCCGCTCAGCAGCTGGAGAAAGTCAGGGGGCGTGTGTTAAAG AAATTCCAGTCGGATAGTGGCTCAGCGAGGAGGCAGTTCATCCACGGGTGGCTGCTCGGCATCTTCTTGCCCTTTGTGTTGAGCCAGCTGGAGCCAAGCTGCAAAGCG GAGCTGTCTGAGTTTGAAGGGGAAGTCCTTGCTGTGGGCAGCCCTGCTCTGACCATCGAGGGCATCTATGAGGAAGTTGTCCGGGGAGTCCTGCTGCAGAGGATCAATGGAG atgtggaaactgaggctcagagagggactTGCTCCAGGCAACCAGGCTCCAGCACCGAGATCCGGCCACTCTGcccactgcctcctccagggacaCTCCAGAGCTGA
- the NIBAN3 gene encoding protein Niban 3 isoform X1, with protein MGGQPSSPLDKRQQQHLRGQVDILLRNFLPCYRGQLAASVLRKISIELGPQEPVGCQLLQSKKLPRVREHRGPLTQLQGHPPQWQPIFCVLRGDGRLEWFSHREEYENGDRPLGSTALTGYTVLTSQREYLRLLDALCPDSSGDHAQEEPDTLLEMPVSFPLFLQHPFRRHLCFSAATGEMQRAWRLALQGGIRLRGTVLQRSQAPAARAFLDAIRVYRQQQGHFGDDNVTLGSDAEVLTAVLMQELQPALRAQTLPSLRGAPRARAWAWTKLLDAVHAAVLAGASAGLRAFQPEKDELLVGLEKTIRPDADQMLRLRARVAGRLRAAVQGPLDSCLHRKVDAQLPRLTQTLLSTVEAELAAVQTLLTQGMGRLSRHLRGSPSGTQLRKEVYSFGEMPWDPELMQICYREAEQSQGRLGQLAAPFGFFGTQSLVFGAQDLAQQLMADAVATFLQLADQCLTTALDRDQAAQQLEKVRGRVLKKFQSDSGSARRQFIHGWLLGIFLPFVLSQLEPSCKAELSEFEGEVLAVGSPALTIEGIYEEVVRGVLLQRINGELTKALGASNMSCTLDGCSEAPWDQAGADVETEAQRGTCSRQPGSSTEIRPLCPLPPPGTLQS; from the exons ATGGGCGGGCAGCCCTCCAGCCCCCTGGACAagcggcagcagcagcacctgagGG GCCAAGTGGACATCCTGCTGAGGAACTTCCTGCCCTGCTACCGCGGGCAGCTGGCAGCCTCTGTCCTGCGGAAGATCTCGATAGAGCTGGGCCCTCAGGAGCCTGTGGGATGTCAGCTGCTGCAGAGCAAA AAGCTGCCCCGAGTCCGTGAGCACCGAGGGCCCCTGACCCAGCTACAGGGCCACCCACCCCAGTGGCAGCCAATCTTCTGTGTCCTGCGTGGGGATGGCCGGCTGGAGTGGTTCAGCCACAGGGAG GAATATGAAAATGGTGACCGTCCTCTGGGCTctacggcactgacagggtacacAGTCCTGACTTCCCAGCGTGAATATCTCCGCCTCTTGGATGCTCTCTGCCCAGACTCCTCAG GAGACCATGCACAGGAAGAGCCTGATACCCTCTTGGAGATGCCTGTGAGCTTCCCCTTGTTCCTGCAGCATCCCTTCCGCCGGCATCTCTGTTTCTCTGCGGCCACAGGGGAGATGCAGCGTGCCTGGAGGCTAGCCCTGCAGGGCGGCATCCGGCTTCGTGGCACAG TTCTGCAGCGAAGTCAAGCCCCCGCAGCCCGTGCCTTTCTGGACGCTATACGGGTCTACCGGCAGCAGCAAGGCCACTTTGGCGACGACAACGTGACTCTGGGCTCGGACGCCGAG GTGCTGACCGCGGTACTGATGCAGGAGCTACAACCAGCGTTGCGAGCCCAGACCTTGCCCAGCCTGCGCGGAGCCCCCCGAGCCCGGGCCTGGGCCTGGACGAAG CTACTAGACGCCGTCCACGCCGCCGTCCTAGCCGGGGCCTCCGCGGGGCTCCGCGCCTTCCAGCCAGAAAAGGACGAGCTGCTTGTGGGCCTAGAGAAGACGATCCGTCCAGACGCGGACCAGATGCTGAGGCTGCGGGCGCGCGTGGCTGGGAGGCTGCGAG CTGCAGTCCAGGGCCCCCTTGATTCGTGCCTGCACAGGAAGGTGGACGCGCAGCTGCCCCGGCTCACTCAGACACTGCTGAGCACCGTGGAAGCCGAACTCGCAGCCGTGCAGACCCTCCTAACCCAGGGCATGGGCCGTCTGTCCCGCCACCTGCGTGGGAGCCCCTCGGGCACCCAACTGCGGAAGGAG GTTTACTCATTTGGGGAGATGCCATGGGACCCAGAGTTGATGCAGATCTGCTACCGTGAGGCTGAGCAGAGCCAGGGACGCCTGGGGCAGCTGGCAGCACCATTTggcttcttcggaacacaaagcCTGGTATTTGGAGCCCAGGATCTGGCACAGCAG CTCATGGCTGACGCCGTGGCCACCTTCCTGCAGCTGGCCGACCAGTGTCTGACTACAGCCCTGGACCGTGACCAGGCCGCTCAGCAGCTGGAGAAAGTCAGGGGGCGTGTGTTAAAG AAATTCCAGTCGGATAGTGGCTCAGCGAGGAGGCAGTTCATCCACGGGTGGCTGCTCGGCATCTTCTTGCCCTTTGTGTTGAGCCAGCTGGAGCCAAGCTGCAAAGCG GAGCTGTCTGAGTTTGAAGGGGAAGTCCTTGCTGTGGGCAGCCCTGCTCTGACCATCGAGGGCATCTATGAGGAAGTTGTCCGGGGAGTCCTGCTGCAGAGGATCAATGGAG aattgaCAAAAGCCCTTGGTGCCAGCAACATGTCCTGCACTCTGGATGGCTGCTCGGAGGCTCCATGGGACCAGGCAGGTGCAG atgtggaaactgaggctcagagagggactTGCTCCAGGCAACCAGGCTCCAGCACCGAGATCCGGCCACTCTGcccactgcctcctccagggacaCTCCAGAGCTGA
- the NIBAN3 gene encoding protein Niban 3 isoform X4, with protein sequence MGGQPSSPLDKRQQQHLRGQVDILLRNFLPCYRGQLAASVLRKISIELGPQEPVGCQLLQSKKLPRVREHRGPLTQLQGHPPQWQPIFCVLRGDGRLEWFSHREEYENGDRPLGSTALTGYTVLTSQREYLRLLDALCPDSSGDHAQEEPDTLLEMPVSFPLFLQHPFRRHLCFSAATGEMQRAWRLALQGGIRLRGTVLQRSQAPAARAFLDAIRVYRQQQGHFGDDNVTLGSDAEVLTAVLMQELQPALRAQTLPSLRGAPRARAWAWTKLLDAVHAAVLAGASAGLRAFQPEKDELLVGLEKTIRPDADQMLRLRARVAGRLRAAVQGPLDSCLHRKVDAQLPRLTQTLLSTVEAELAAVQTLLTQGMGRLSRHLRGSPSGTQLRKEVYSFGEMPWDPELMQICYREAEQSQGRLGQLAAPFGFFGTQSLVFGAQDLAQQLMADAVATFLQLADQCLTTALDRDQAAQQLEKVRGRVLKKFQSDSGSARRQFIHGWLLGIFLPFVLSQLEPSCKAELSEFEGEVLAVGSPALTIEGIYEEVVRGVLLQRINGELTKALGASNMSCTLDGCSEAPWDQAGAGVS encoded by the exons ATGGGCGGGCAGCCCTCCAGCCCCCTGGACAagcggcagcagcagcacctgagGG GCCAAGTGGACATCCTGCTGAGGAACTTCCTGCCCTGCTACCGCGGGCAGCTGGCAGCCTCTGTCCTGCGGAAGATCTCGATAGAGCTGGGCCCTCAGGAGCCTGTGGGATGTCAGCTGCTGCAGAGCAAA AAGCTGCCCCGAGTCCGTGAGCACCGAGGGCCCCTGACCCAGCTACAGGGCCACCCACCCCAGTGGCAGCCAATCTTCTGTGTCCTGCGTGGGGATGGCCGGCTGGAGTGGTTCAGCCACAGGGAG GAATATGAAAATGGTGACCGTCCTCTGGGCTctacggcactgacagggtacacAGTCCTGACTTCCCAGCGTGAATATCTCCGCCTCTTGGATGCTCTCTGCCCAGACTCCTCAG GAGACCATGCACAGGAAGAGCCTGATACCCTCTTGGAGATGCCTGTGAGCTTCCCCTTGTTCCTGCAGCATCCCTTCCGCCGGCATCTCTGTTTCTCTGCGGCCACAGGGGAGATGCAGCGTGCCTGGAGGCTAGCCCTGCAGGGCGGCATCCGGCTTCGTGGCACAG TTCTGCAGCGAAGTCAAGCCCCCGCAGCCCGTGCCTTTCTGGACGCTATACGGGTCTACCGGCAGCAGCAAGGCCACTTTGGCGACGACAACGTGACTCTGGGCTCGGACGCCGAG GTGCTGACCGCGGTACTGATGCAGGAGCTACAACCAGCGTTGCGAGCCCAGACCTTGCCCAGCCTGCGCGGAGCCCCCCGAGCCCGGGCCTGGGCCTGGACGAAG CTACTAGACGCCGTCCACGCCGCCGTCCTAGCCGGGGCCTCCGCGGGGCTCCGCGCCTTCCAGCCAGAAAAGGACGAGCTGCTTGTGGGCCTAGAGAAGACGATCCGTCCAGACGCGGACCAGATGCTGAGGCTGCGGGCGCGCGTGGCTGGGAGGCTGCGAG CTGCAGTCCAGGGCCCCCTTGATTCGTGCCTGCACAGGAAGGTGGACGCGCAGCTGCCCCGGCTCACTCAGACACTGCTGAGCACCGTGGAAGCCGAACTCGCAGCCGTGCAGACCCTCCTAACCCAGGGCATGGGCCGTCTGTCCCGCCACCTGCGTGGGAGCCCCTCGGGCACCCAACTGCGGAAGGAG GTTTACTCATTTGGGGAGATGCCATGGGACCCAGAGTTGATGCAGATCTGCTACCGTGAGGCTGAGCAGAGCCAGGGACGCCTGGGGCAGCTGGCAGCACCATTTggcttcttcggaacacaaagcCTGGTATTTGGAGCCCAGGATCTGGCACAGCAG CTCATGGCTGACGCCGTGGCCACCTTCCTGCAGCTGGCCGACCAGTGTCTGACTACAGCCCTGGACCGTGACCAGGCCGCTCAGCAGCTGGAGAAAGTCAGGGGGCGTGTGTTAAAG AAATTCCAGTCGGATAGTGGCTCAGCGAGGAGGCAGTTCATCCACGGGTGGCTGCTCGGCATCTTCTTGCCCTTTGTGTTGAGCCAGCTGGAGCCAAGCTGCAAAGCG GAGCTGTCTGAGTTTGAAGGGGAAGTCCTTGCTGTGGGCAGCCCTGCTCTGACCATCGAGGGCATCTATGAGGAAGTTGTCCGGGGAGTCCTGCTGCAGAGGATCAATGGAG aattgaCAAAAGCCCTTGGTGCCAGCAACATGTCCTGCACTCTGGATGGCTGCTCGGAGGCTCCATGGGACCAGGCAGGTGCAG GAGTTTCctag